In Haliaeetus albicilla chromosome 18, bHalAlb1.1, whole genome shotgun sequence, one genomic interval encodes:
- the CYRIA gene encoding CYFIP-related Rac1 interactor A isoform X3 encodes MGNLLKVLTREIENYPHFFLDFENAQPTDGEREVWNQISAVLQDSESMLADLQAYKGAGQEIRDAIQNPNDIQLQEKAWNSVCPLVVRLKRFYEFSLRLEKALQSLLESLTCPPYTPTQHLEREQALAKEFAEILHFTLRFDELKMRNPAIQNDFSYYRRTISRNRINNMHLDIENEVNNEMANRMSLFYAEATPMLKTLSNATTHFVSENKTLPIENTTDCLSTMASVCKVMLETPEYRSRFTSEETLMFCMRVMVGVIILYDHVHPVGAFSKTSKIDLVQFIYYCSIVACFCSQMKGCIKVLKEQPPDTVEGLLNALRFTTKHLNDESTSKQIRAMLQ; translated from the exons ATGGGTAATCTTCTTAAGGTCCTTACCAGGGAAATTGAAAACTATCCAcattttttcctggattttgAAA atGCACAGCCCACAGATGGAGAAAGGGAGGTATGGAATCAGATCAGTGCGGTTTTACAAGACTCAGAAAGTATGCTTGCAGACCTTCAGGCTTACAAAGGAGCTGGACAAGAAATTAGAGAT gcaATACAAAATCCCAATGATATCCAGCTGCAAGAAAAAGCATGGAATTCAGTATGTCCTCTGGTTGTAAGGCTGAAGCGCTTTTATGAGTTTTCACTCAGATTAG AGAAAGCCCTGCAGAGCTTACTGGAGTCCTTGACGTGCCCACCTTATACTCCAACTCAGCACCTGGAACGGGAACAGGCTCTAGCGAAAGAGTTTGCAGAAATCTTACATTTTACTCTTCGTTTTGATGAACTCAAG ATGAGAAACCCAGCAATTCAGAATGACTTCAGTTATTACAGGCGGACAATAAGTCGCAACAGAATAAACAACATGCAT CTAGACATTGAGAATGAAGTAAACAATGAAATGGCCAATAGGATGTCCCTGTTTTATGCAGAAGCCACACCAATGCTGAAAACACTCAGTAATGCAACTACACATTTTGTATCAGAA AACAAAACGTTACCAATTGAAAATACAACGGACTGTCTAAGTACTATGGCTAGTGTATGTAAAGTCATGTTGGAAACACC aGAGTACAGGAGTAGATTCACCAGTGAAGAGACCCTTATGTTCTGCATGCGAGTAATGGTGGGAGTTATTATTCTGTATGATCATGTTCATCCTGTGGGAGCTTTCTCAAAGACATCAAAGATTGAT CTAGTGCAATTCATATATTATTGTTCAATAGTGGCATGCTTCTGTTCCCAGATGAAGGGATGCATAAAAGTTTTAAAGGAACAACCACCTGACACTGTGGAGGGACTTCTGAATGCTCTCAG GTTCACTACAAAACACCTGAATGATGAATCTACTTCAAAACAAATTCGAGCTATGCTGCAGTAG
- the CYRIA gene encoding CYFIP-related Rac1 interactor A isoform X2: MGNLLKVLTCTELDQGPNFFLDFENAQPTDGEREVWNQISAVLQDSESMLADLQAYKGAGQEIRDAIQNPNDIQLQEKAWNSVCPLVVRLKRFYEFSLRLEKALQSLLESLTCPPYTPTQHLEREQALAKEFAEILHFTLRFDELKMRNPAIQNDFSYYRRTISRNRINNMHLDIENEVNNEMANRMSLFYAEATPMLKTLSNATTHFVSENKTLPIENTTDCLSTMASVCKVMLETPEYRSRFTSEETLMFCMRVMVGVIILYDHVHPVGAFSKTSKIDLVQFIYYCSIVACFCSQMKGCIKVLKEQPPDTVEGLLNALRFTTKHLNDESTSKQIRAMLQ, translated from the exons ATGGGAAATCTTTTAAAAGTTCTCACTTGCACAGAGCTTGATCAGGGGCCAAATTTTTTCCTTGACTTTGAAA atGCACAGCCCACAGATGGAGAAAGGGAGGTATGGAATCAGATCAGTGCGGTTTTACAAGACTCAGAAAGTATGCTTGCAGACCTTCAGGCTTACAAAGGAGCTGGACAAGAAATTAGAGAT gcaATACAAAATCCCAATGATATCCAGCTGCAAGAAAAAGCATGGAATTCAGTATGTCCTCTGGTTGTAAGGCTGAAGCGCTTTTATGAGTTTTCACTCAGATTAG AGAAAGCCCTGCAGAGCTTACTGGAGTCCTTGACGTGCCCACCTTATACTCCAACTCAGCACCTGGAACGGGAACAGGCTCTAGCGAAAGAGTTTGCAGAAATCTTACATTTTACTCTTCGTTTTGATGAACTCAAG ATGAGAAACCCAGCAATTCAGAATGACTTCAGTTATTACAGGCGGACAATAAGTCGCAACAGAATAAACAACATGCAT CTAGACATTGAGAATGAAGTAAACAATGAAATGGCCAATAGGATGTCCCTGTTTTATGCAGAAGCCACACCAATGCTGAAAACACTCAGTAATGCAACTACACATTTTGTATCAGAA AACAAAACGTTACCAATTGAAAATACAACGGACTGTCTAAGTACTATGGCTAGTGTATGTAAAGTCATGTTGGAAACACC aGAGTACAGGAGTAGATTCACCAGTGAAGAGACCCTTATGTTCTGCATGCGAGTAATGGTGGGAGTTATTATTCTGTATGATCATGTTCATCCTGTGGGAGCTTTCTCAAAGACATCAAAGATTGAT CTAGTGCAATTCATATATTATTGTTCAATAGTGGCATGCTTCTGTTCCCAGATGAAGGGATGCATAAAAGTTTTAAAGGAACAACCACCTGACACTGTGGAGGGACTTCTGAATGCTCTCAG GTTCACTACAAAACACCTGAATGATGAATCTACTTCAAAACAAATTCGAGCTATGCTGCAGTAG
- the CYRIA gene encoding CYFIP-related Rac1 interactor A isoform X4, with product MRFAGMGNLLKVLTREIENYPHFFLDFENAQPTDGEREVWNQISAVLQDSESMLADLQAYKGAGQEIRDAIQNPNDIQLQEKAWNSVCPLVVRLKRFYEFSLRLEKALQSLLESLTCPPYTPTQHLEREQALAKEFAEILHFTLRFDELKMRNPAIQNDFSYYRRTISRNRINNMHLDIENEVNNEMANRMSLFYAEATPMLKTLSNATTHFVSENKTLPIENTTDCLSTMASVCKVMLETPEYRSRFTSEETLMFCMRVMVGVIILYDHVHPVGAFSKTSKIDMKGCIKVLKEQPPDTVEGLLNALRFTTKHLNDESTSKQIRAMLQ from the exons ATGAG GTTTGCTGGGATGGGTAATCTTCTTAAGGTCCTTACCAGGGAAATTGAAAACTATCCAcattttttcctggattttgAAA atGCACAGCCCACAGATGGAGAAAGGGAGGTATGGAATCAGATCAGTGCGGTTTTACAAGACTCAGAAAGTATGCTTGCAGACCTTCAGGCTTACAAAGGAGCTGGACAAGAAATTAGAGAT gcaATACAAAATCCCAATGATATCCAGCTGCAAGAAAAAGCATGGAATTCAGTATGTCCTCTGGTTGTAAGGCTGAAGCGCTTTTATGAGTTTTCACTCAGATTAG AGAAAGCCCTGCAGAGCTTACTGGAGTCCTTGACGTGCCCACCTTATACTCCAACTCAGCACCTGGAACGGGAACAGGCTCTAGCGAAAGAGTTTGCAGAAATCTTACATTTTACTCTTCGTTTTGATGAACTCAAG ATGAGAAACCCAGCAATTCAGAATGACTTCAGTTATTACAGGCGGACAATAAGTCGCAACAGAATAAACAACATGCAT CTAGACATTGAGAATGAAGTAAACAATGAAATGGCCAATAGGATGTCCCTGTTTTATGCAGAAGCCACACCAATGCTGAAAACACTCAGTAATGCAACTACACATTTTGTATCAGAA AACAAAACGTTACCAATTGAAAATACAACGGACTGTCTAAGTACTATGGCTAGTGTATGTAAAGTCATGTTGGAAACACC aGAGTACAGGAGTAGATTCACCAGTGAAGAGACCCTTATGTTCTGCATGCGAGTAATGGTGGGAGTTATTATTCTGTATGATCATGTTCATCCTGTGGGAGCTTTCTCAAAGACATCAAAGATTGAT ATGAAGGGATGCATAAAAGTTTTAAAGGAACAACCACCTGACACTGTGGAGGGACTTCTGAATGCTCTCAG GTTCACTACAAAACACCTGAATGATGAATCTACTTCAAAACAAATTCGAGCTATGCTGCAGTAG
- the CYRIA gene encoding CYFIP-related Rac1 interactor A isoform X1, producing MRFAGMGNLLKVLTREIENYPHFFLDFENAQPTDGEREVWNQISAVLQDSESMLADLQAYKGAGQEIRDAIQNPNDIQLQEKAWNSVCPLVVRLKRFYEFSLRLEKALQSLLESLTCPPYTPTQHLEREQALAKEFAEILHFTLRFDELKMRNPAIQNDFSYYRRTISRNRINNMHLDIENEVNNEMANRMSLFYAEATPMLKTLSNATTHFVSENKTLPIENTTDCLSTMASVCKVMLETPEYRSRFTSEETLMFCMRVMVGVIILYDHVHPVGAFSKTSKIDLVQFIYYCSIVACFCSQMKGCIKVLKEQPPDTVEGLLNALRFTTKHLNDESTSKQIRAMLQ from the exons ATGAG GTTTGCTGGGATGGGTAATCTTCTTAAGGTCCTTACCAGGGAAATTGAAAACTATCCAcattttttcctggattttgAAA atGCACAGCCCACAGATGGAGAAAGGGAGGTATGGAATCAGATCAGTGCGGTTTTACAAGACTCAGAAAGTATGCTTGCAGACCTTCAGGCTTACAAAGGAGCTGGACAAGAAATTAGAGAT gcaATACAAAATCCCAATGATATCCAGCTGCAAGAAAAAGCATGGAATTCAGTATGTCCTCTGGTTGTAAGGCTGAAGCGCTTTTATGAGTTTTCACTCAGATTAG AGAAAGCCCTGCAGAGCTTACTGGAGTCCTTGACGTGCCCACCTTATACTCCAACTCAGCACCTGGAACGGGAACAGGCTCTAGCGAAAGAGTTTGCAGAAATCTTACATTTTACTCTTCGTTTTGATGAACTCAAG ATGAGAAACCCAGCAATTCAGAATGACTTCAGTTATTACAGGCGGACAATAAGTCGCAACAGAATAAACAACATGCAT CTAGACATTGAGAATGAAGTAAACAATGAAATGGCCAATAGGATGTCCCTGTTTTATGCAGAAGCCACACCAATGCTGAAAACACTCAGTAATGCAACTACACATTTTGTATCAGAA AACAAAACGTTACCAATTGAAAATACAACGGACTGTCTAAGTACTATGGCTAGTGTATGTAAAGTCATGTTGGAAACACC aGAGTACAGGAGTAGATTCACCAGTGAAGAGACCCTTATGTTCTGCATGCGAGTAATGGTGGGAGTTATTATTCTGTATGATCATGTTCATCCTGTGGGAGCTTTCTCAAAGACATCAAAGATTGAT CTAGTGCAATTCATATATTATTGTTCAATAGTGGCATGCTTCTGTTCCCAGATGAAGGGATGCATAAAAGTTTTAAAGGAACAACCACCTGACACTGTGGAGGGACTTCTGAATGCTCTCAG GTTCACTACAAAACACCTGAATGATGAATCTACTTCAAAACAAATTCGAGCTATGCTGCAGTAG
- the CYRIA gene encoding CYFIP-related Rac1 interactor A isoform X5, producing the protein MGNLLKVLTCTELDQGPNFFLDFENAQPTDGEREVWNQISAVLQDSESMLADLQAYKGAGQEIRDAIQNPNDIQLQEKAWNSVCPLVVRLKRFYEFSLRLEKALQSLLESLTCPPYTPTQHLEREQALAKEFAEILHFTLRFDELKMRNPAIQNDFSYYRRTISRNRINNMHLDIENEVNNEMANRMSLFYAEATPMLKTLSNATTHFVSENKTLPIENTTDCLSTMASVCKVMLETPEYRSRFTSEETLMFCMRVMVGVIILYDHVHPVGAFSKTSKIDMKGCIKVLKEQPPDTVEGLLNALRFTTKHLNDESTSKQIRAMLQ; encoded by the exons ATGGGAAATCTTTTAAAAGTTCTCACTTGCACAGAGCTTGATCAGGGGCCAAATTTTTTCCTTGACTTTGAAA atGCACAGCCCACAGATGGAGAAAGGGAGGTATGGAATCAGATCAGTGCGGTTTTACAAGACTCAGAAAGTATGCTTGCAGACCTTCAGGCTTACAAAGGAGCTGGACAAGAAATTAGAGAT gcaATACAAAATCCCAATGATATCCAGCTGCAAGAAAAAGCATGGAATTCAGTATGTCCTCTGGTTGTAAGGCTGAAGCGCTTTTATGAGTTTTCACTCAGATTAG AGAAAGCCCTGCAGAGCTTACTGGAGTCCTTGACGTGCCCACCTTATACTCCAACTCAGCACCTGGAACGGGAACAGGCTCTAGCGAAAGAGTTTGCAGAAATCTTACATTTTACTCTTCGTTTTGATGAACTCAAG ATGAGAAACCCAGCAATTCAGAATGACTTCAGTTATTACAGGCGGACAATAAGTCGCAACAGAATAAACAACATGCAT CTAGACATTGAGAATGAAGTAAACAATGAAATGGCCAATAGGATGTCCCTGTTTTATGCAGAAGCCACACCAATGCTGAAAACACTCAGTAATGCAACTACACATTTTGTATCAGAA AACAAAACGTTACCAATTGAAAATACAACGGACTGTCTAAGTACTATGGCTAGTGTATGTAAAGTCATGTTGGAAACACC aGAGTACAGGAGTAGATTCACCAGTGAAGAGACCCTTATGTTCTGCATGCGAGTAATGGTGGGAGTTATTATTCTGTATGATCATGTTCATCCTGTGGGAGCTTTCTCAAAGACATCAAAGATTGAT ATGAAGGGATGCATAAAAGTTTTAAAGGAACAACCACCTGACACTGTGGAGGGACTTCTGAATGCTCTCAG GTTCACTACAAAACACCTGAATGATGAATCTACTTCAAAACAAATTCGAGCTATGCTGCAGTAG
- the CYRIA gene encoding CYFIP-related Rac1 interactor A isoform X6 yields MLADLQAYKGAGQEIRDAIQNPNDIQLQEKAWNSVCPLVVRLKRFYEFSLRLEKALQSLLESLTCPPYTPTQHLEREQALAKEFAEILHFTLRFDELKMRNPAIQNDFSYYRRTISRNRINNMHLDIENEVNNEMANRMSLFYAEATPMLKTLSNATTHFVSENKTLPIENTTDCLSTMASVCKVMLETPEYRSRFTSEETLMFCMRVMVGVIILYDHVHPVGAFSKTSKIDLVQFIYYCSIVACFCSQMKGCIKVLKEQPPDTVEGLLNALRFTTKHLNDESTSKQIRAMLQ; encoded by the exons ATGCTTGCAGACCTTCAGGCTTACAAAGGAGCTGGACAAGAAATTAGAGAT gcaATACAAAATCCCAATGATATCCAGCTGCAAGAAAAAGCATGGAATTCAGTATGTCCTCTGGTTGTAAGGCTGAAGCGCTTTTATGAGTTTTCACTCAGATTAG AGAAAGCCCTGCAGAGCTTACTGGAGTCCTTGACGTGCCCACCTTATACTCCAACTCAGCACCTGGAACGGGAACAGGCTCTAGCGAAAGAGTTTGCAGAAATCTTACATTTTACTCTTCGTTTTGATGAACTCAAG ATGAGAAACCCAGCAATTCAGAATGACTTCAGTTATTACAGGCGGACAATAAGTCGCAACAGAATAAACAACATGCAT CTAGACATTGAGAATGAAGTAAACAATGAAATGGCCAATAGGATGTCCCTGTTTTATGCAGAAGCCACACCAATGCTGAAAACACTCAGTAATGCAACTACACATTTTGTATCAGAA AACAAAACGTTACCAATTGAAAATACAACGGACTGTCTAAGTACTATGGCTAGTGTATGTAAAGTCATGTTGGAAACACC aGAGTACAGGAGTAGATTCACCAGTGAAGAGACCCTTATGTTCTGCATGCGAGTAATGGTGGGAGTTATTATTCTGTATGATCATGTTCATCCTGTGGGAGCTTTCTCAAAGACATCAAAGATTGAT CTAGTGCAATTCATATATTATTGTTCAATAGTGGCATGCTTCTGTTCCCAGATGAAGGGATGCATAAAAGTTTTAAAGGAACAACCACCTGACACTGTGGAGGGACTTCTGAATGCTCTCAG GTTCACTACAAAACACCTGAATGATGAATCTACTTCAAAACAAATTCGAGCTATGCTGCAGTAG
- the CYRIA gene encoding CYFIP-related Rac1 interactor A isoform X7, whose amino-acid sequence MRFAGMGNLLKVLTREIENYPHFFLDFENAQPTDGEREVWNQISAVLQDSESMLADLQAYKGAGQEIRDAIQNPNDIQLQEKAWNSVCPLVVRLKRFYEFSLRLEKALQSLLESLTCPPYTPTQHLEREQALAKEFAEILHFTLRFDELKMRNPAIQNDFSYYRRTISRNRINNMHLDIENEVNNEMANRMSLFYAEATPMLKTLSNATTHFVSENKTLPIENTTDCLSTMASVCKVMLETPEYRSRFTSEETLMFCMRVMVGVIILYDHVHPVGAFSKTSKIDWHASVPR is encoded by the exons ATGAG GTTTGCTGGGATGGGTAATCTTCTTAAGGTCCTTACCAGGGAAATTGAAAACTATCCAcattttttcctggattttgAAA atGCACAGCCCACAGATGGAGAAAGGGAGGTATGGAATCAGATCAGTGCGGTTTTACAAGACTCAGAAAGTATGCTTGCAGACCTTCAGGCTTACAAAGGAGCTGGACAAGAAATTAGAGAT gcaATACAAAATCCCAATGATATCCAGCTGCAAGAAAAAGCATGGAATTCAGTATGTCCTCTGGTTGTAAGGCTGAAGCGCTTTTATGAGTTTTCACTCAGATTAG AGAAAGCCCTGCAGAGCTTACTGGAGTCCTTGACGTGCCCACCTTATACTCCAACTCAGCACCTGGAACGGGAACAGGCTCTAGCGAAAGAGTTTGCAGAAATCTTACATTTTACTCTTCGTTTTGATGAACTCAAG ATGAGAAACCCAGCAATTCAGAATGACTTCAGTTATTACAGGCGGACAATAAGTCGCAACAGAATAAACAACATGCAT CTAGACATTGAGAATGAAGTAAACAATGAAATGGCCAATAGGATGTCCCTGTTTTATGCAGAAGCCACACCAATGCTGAAAACACTCAGTAATGCAACTACACATTTTGTATCAGAA AACAAAACGTTACCAATTGAAAATACAACGGACTGTCTAAGTACTATGGCTAGTGTATGTAAAGTCATGTTGGAAACACC aGAGTACAGGAGTAGATTCACCAGTGAAGAGACCCTTATGTTCTGCATGCGAGTAATGGTGGGAGTTATTATTCTGTATGATCATGTTCATCCTGTGGGAGCTTTCTCAAAGACATCAAAGATTGAT TGGCATGCTTCTGTTCCCAGATGA